The Thermus thermamylovorans genome contains the following window.
CATCGCCGCCACCTATACGAAAGAGGTCCTTCGAGGGCTTGGGGCCTTCGGGGGTCTTTTTGACGCTCACGCCCTCAAGGGGATGCGCCATCCCGTCCTGGTGGCCACCACCGACGGGGTGGGCACCAAAACCCTTTTGGCCCTCGAGGCGGGGGACGTTTCCGGCCTGGGCTTCGACCTGGTGAACCACTCGGTGAACGACCTCCTGTGCCAGGGGGCCACCCCCCTCTTCTTCATGGACTACCTGGCGGCCAGCCGCCTGGAAGAAGGCGTGCTCGCCGCCCTGCTGGGCTCCTTGGCGGAGGCCTGCCGCGCCCACGGCATCCCTCTCCTGGGGGGGGAGACCGCGGAGATGCCCGGGGTGTACCGGGAGGGGGCCTGGGACGTGGCGGGCACCCTGGTGGGGGTGGTGGAGCGGGAGGAGATCCTGGGCCCCGAACGGGTGCGGGAGGGGGACGTCCTCCTGGGCCTCCCCTCCTCCGGCCCCCACACCAACGGCTACTCCCTGATCCGGAAAGTGGTGGCGGGGCAGGACCTGAACGCCCCCGTCCCCGAGCTTGGGGAAAGCCTAAAAGAAGCCCTCCTCCGCCCCCACCGGGCCTACCTCAGGGAGTTTTTGCGCCTCAAGGAAGCCGGGGTGGAGCTCCACGCCATCGCCCACATCACCGGGGGGGGCCTCCCGGAAAACCTCCCCCGGGCCCTCCCCGAGGGTCTGGGGGCCGAGGTGCGAAAGGGGAGCTGGCCCATGCCTCCCGTTTTCCCCTATCTTCAGCGTTTGGGGAAAATCCCCGAGGAGGAGATGTACCGGGTCTTCAACATGGGCCTCGGGCTCGTCCTCATCCTGCCCGAAGAGGAAGCGCAGAGGGCCTTAGCCCTGGTGGAGGGCTTCGTGGTGGGGCGGGTCGTTCGGGGCCCCGGGGTCCTTCTCCTATGAAGGAAATCTGGCTCATACGGCACGGCGAAACCGAGTGGAACGCCCAGAAGCGGTTCCAGGGCCACCTGGACGTCCCCCTCTCCCCGGTGGGGATCGGCCAGGCCTTCCGCCTGGCCCAGAGGCTCGCCCGCAGCCAGCTCCCCTTTGACGGCCTCTTCTCCTCCGACCTGCGCCGGGCCCGGGAGACCGCCGAGCCCCTGGTCTCGGTG
Protein-coding sequences here:
- the purM gene encoding phosphoribosylformylglycinamidine cyclo-ligase, translated to MRYEEAGVHIEAKAEALRRAKEAIAATYTKEVLRGLGAFGGLFDAHALKGMRHPVLVATTDGVGTKTLLALEAGDVSGLGFDLVNHSVNDLLCQGATPLFFMDYLAASRLEEGVLAALLGSLAEACRAHGIPLLGGETAEMPGVYREGAWDVAGTLVGVVEREEILGPERVREGDVLLGLPSSGPHTNGYSLIRKVVAGQDLNAPVPELGESLKEALLRPHRAYLREFLRLKEAGVELHAIAHITGGGLPENLPRALPEGLGAEVRKGSWPMPPVFPYLQRLGKIPEEEMYRVFNMGLGLVLILPEEEAQRALALVEGFVVGRVVRGPGVLLL